One region of Quercus lobata isolate SW786 chromosome 2, ValleyOak3.0 Primary Assembly, whole genome shotgun sequence genomic DNA includes:
- the LOC115976515 gene encoding probable carboxylesterase 11: MPSVAVKLYSVFFKFLLKHRLQNRIQSPPDESNPFGVTSRPEETVAAAKPSFTDGVATKDIHIDPLTSLSIRIFLPDSALNPPEPDSRSNNHNYPPRPKFRSNHTKGADPDQGVGSNRTFRRNSYGPPNVTLSPSEEPRRNSYGSSNDMEGLNLMSTSAAAAGGGAYRGYSPSPDNRRKLPVMLQFHGGGWVSGSNDSAANDLFCRRIAKQCDVIVVAVGYRLAPENRYPAAFEDGLKVLNWLGKQANLAECSKSMGNARGGGGGGGGGNNEFKKSHIVDTFGASMVEPWLAAHGDPSRCVLLGVSCGANIADYVARKAVEAGKLLDPVKVVAQVLMYPFFIGSVPTHSELKLANSYFYDKSMCIFAWKLFLPEEEFSLDHPAANPLISDRGPPLKLMPPTLTVVAEHDWMRDRAIAYSEELRKVNVDAPVLDYKDAVHEFATLDMLLKTPQAQACAEDIAIWVKKFISLRGHEFSY, translated from the exons ATGCCAAGCGTAGCTGTGAAACTATACAGCGTGTTCTTTAAGTTCCTCTTGAAGCATCGGTTGCAGAATCGGATCCAATCCCCGCCCGACGAATCCAACCCGTTCGGCGTTACATCCCGACCCGAAGAAACCGTCGCCGCCGCCAAACCTTCTTTTACAGACGGTGTCGCCACGAAAGATATCCATATTGATCCTTTAACTTCTTTAAGTATTCGGATCTTCCTTCCGGACTCGGCTCTCAACCCGCCCGAACCCGATTCGAGAAGTAACAACCATAATTATCCTCCTAGACCTAAATTCCGATCCAATCATACGAAAGGAGCCGATCCGGATCAAGGAGTCGGATCCAATCGCACTTTTCGCCGTAATAGCTATGGTCCTCCGAACGTTACTTTGAGCCCTAGCGAAGAACCTAGAAGGAATAGCTACGGTTCCTCCAATGACATGGAAGGTTTGAATTTGATGTCGACCTCCGCCGCCGCCGCTGGAGGAGGTGCTTACAGAGGCTACTCTCCGTCGCCGGATAATCGCCGGAAACTTCCGGTTATGTTGCAATTTCACGGCGGAGGGTGGGTCAGCGGGAGTAACGATTCGGCCGCGAACGATTTGTTCTGCCGGAGGATTGCGAAGCAATGCGACGTCATCGTCGTGGCGGTTGGATACAGGCTCGCGCCGGAGAATCGGTATCCGGCGGCTTTTGAGGACGGTTTGAAGGTGttgaattggttggggaagcagGCGAATTTGGCCGAGTGTAGTAAGTCGATGGGGAACGCGAGAGGCGGCGGAGGTGGCGGTGGTGGCGGCAACAACGAGTTTAAGAAGTCACATATCGTGGACACATTCGGGGCTTCGATGGTGGAGCCGTGGTTGGCGGCGCACGGAGATCCATCAAG ATGTGTTCTACTTGGAGTGAGCTGTGGTGCAAATATTGCAGACTATGTAGCTCGAAAAGCTGTTGAGGCAGGCAAGCTGCTGGATCCCGTCAAAGTTGTGGCACAGGTCCTGATGTACCCATTCTTCATTGGAAGTGTCCCTACACATTCTGAGCTAAAGTTGGCAAACTCCTACTTCTATGACAAGTCTATGTGCATATTTGCTTGGAAACTATTCTTACCCGAGGAAGAGTTCAGTCTGGACCACCCAGCTGCCAACCCCCTTATCTCAGATCGGGGGCCTCCTTTAAAACTCATGCCCCCGACATTGACAGTGGTGGCAGAACATGATTGGATGAGAGATCGGGCCATTGCTTACTCAGAGGAGCTACGGAAGGTTAATGTAGATGCTCCTGTTCTTGATTATAAAGATGCAGTTCATGAATTTGCAACCCTTGACATGCTTCTAAAGACCCCACAGGCTCAGGCCTGTGCAGAGGATATTGCCATCTGGGTCAAGAAATTCATCTCACTTCGAGGTCATGAATTTTCTTATTAA